In Nitrospirota bacterium, a single genomic region encodes these proteins:
- a CDS encoding chain length-determining protein — protein MNDTVQFDVKQYWRLVVSRRYLFIAVSMLCLSIIVWGSYLLPDVYEAQSTVFIERNIIDKFVKNITVTPDIEDRIRVMSYTMTSRNLLMKVIDELEFNVNKENPAELEKLVKDLQEKTVIKMVNKGGKGTDWFSVTYRNKNPKLARDYVNTLVRRFVEENTSAKRDESYEANRFIGDQRKYFKDKLDAIEEKIMNFRRSKDIFVAVDEASIVGAIKSAQENLESIKTQKAESEAKKSLIEKQLKEEKPYTVAMMGRLKGDSVNDRLLMLQNKLNELLVKYTENYPEVIKVKAEIETLNRQLQNKSSNSDTEGVQGGSTEMTTLNPLHQKLKEELGNITVELAALSAKERNVNAIIESKKEYLRNIPVEKKNLADFERERDSYKKIDEELVLKLGQSEVSKQMEIQDKTENFRIVDPAILPTKPESPNRVLMILFGIVAGIASGFGVVLLLDNIDHSIKTVDELKTLLKAPVLAVIPRIITDEEINKEKIIDRKVYAVSVAYLSVIGILFIKEVVKRFL, from the coding sequence ATGAATGACACAGTGCAATTTGATGTTAAGCAATACTGGCGACTGGTTGTTAGTCGAAGGTATCTGTTTATAGCTGTCTCAATGCTTTGTCTCTCAATCATAGTTTGGGGAAGCTATTTGCTGCCAGACGTATACGAGGCGCAAAGTACGGTCTTTATAGAGCGAAATATTATTGACAAATTCGTAAAGAACATAACAGTTACCCCTGATATTGAGGACAGGATCAGAGTCATGTCATATACCATGACGAGTAGAAATCTTCTCATGAAGGTCATTGATGAACTTGAGTTTAATGTTAATAAAGAAAATCCTGCAGAGTTGGAAAAACTCGTTAAAGACCTTCAGGAAAAGACAGTAATTAAAATGGTCAACAAAGGGGGTAAAGGAACAGACTGGTTTTCTGTCACCTATAGAAATAAAAACCCAAAGCTCGCAAGAGACTATGTCAATACACTTGTGAGACGGTTTGTTGAGGAGAATACGTCAGCAAAACGGGATGAGTCTTACGAAGCCAACAGGTTCATAGGGGATCAGAGAAAATATTTCAAGGACAAATTGGATGCCATAGAAGAAAAAATTATGAACTTTAGGAGGAGCAAGGATATTTTCGTAGCGGTGGATGAAGCTTCAATTGTTGGGGCTATTAAGAGTGCGCAGGAAAACCTTGAGTCGATCAAAACCCAAAAGGCTGAATCGGAAGCGAAAAAAAGTTTAATCGAAAAGCAACTCAAGGAGGAGAAGCCATATACGGTAGCAATGATGGGAAGGCTTAAGGGAGATTCTGTAAATGATAGACTGCTTATGCTTCAAAATAAATTAAATGAATTGCTCGTTAAATATACGGAAAATTATCCGGAAGTCATTAAGGTCAAGGCAGAGATTGAAACATTAAACAGGCAATTACAAAATAAATCCTCAAATTCGGATACAGAAGGCGTGCAGGGTGGCTCAACAGAGATGACAACTCTGAACCCTCTCCATCAGAAGCTGAAAGAAGAACTTGGGAATATAACTGTTGAACTCGCAGCTCTTTCAGCAAAAGAGAGAAATGTAAATGCGATTATAGAATCAAAAAAGGAATATCTTAGAAATATTCCAGTTGAAAAGAAAAACCTTGCTGATTTTGAAAGAGAGAGAGATTCATATAAAAAGATTGATGAGGAACTTGTTTTAAAGCTTGGTCAGAGTGAAGTCTCAAAGCAGATGGAGATTCAGGACAAGACAGAAAATTTTCGGATAGTCGACCCGGCCATCCTTCCAACAAAGCCCGAAAGCCCTAACAGGGTGTTGATGATACTCTTTGGAATTGTTGCAGGAATTGCCAGCGGCTTTGGCGTTGTTTTGTTGCTTGATAATATCGATCATTCAATAAAGACTGTTGATGAATTGAAAACATTATTAAAAGCGCCGGTGCTTGCTGTAATCCCCAGGATTATTACTGACGAGGAAATAAATAAAGAGAAGATAATAGATCGAAAAGTTTACGCAGTGTCTGTTGCGTATCTTTCAGTTATCGGTATTCTCTTTATTAAAGAGGTAGTAAAGAGATTTTTATAA
- a CDS encoding polysaccharide biosynthesis tyrosine autokinase, producing MSKIEEALEKASRIRESSGNKRNTHQENIHNFTQIKVGNQHLIAITQPDSPITEEYRRLKSILIRETKANFLNTIMITSSVETEGKTLTAINLAITLAQEIDHSILLIDADMRKPMVHHYLGIKCDNGLSDYLTRDMDVSEIMVKTGISNLILIPAGHPVENPVELLSSGKMKALMREIKHRYMDRYVIIDTPPILPFADAISIGSTVDGVIFVVKEGRVDKRSIENAMNLIKDLKVLGVVFNNASMETLDGQYSRYYYYNHRKQEKK from the coding sequence ATGAGCAAAATTGAAGAAGCATTGGAAAAAGCGAGCAGGATCAGAGAATCATCGGGTAACAAGAGAAACACGCATCAAGAAAATATCCATAATTTTACGCAAATAAAAGTTGGTAATCAGCATCTTATAGCAATTACTCAACCTGATTCTCCAATTACTGAAGAATATAGAAGGCTTAAGTCAATCTTGATCAGAGAGACAAAAGCAAATTTTCTCAATACCATTATGATCACCAGCTCTGTCGAAACTGAAGGGAAAACACTTACCGCGATTAATCTTGCAATTACGCTTGCACAAGAGATTGACCATTCTATTCTTCTTATTGATGCAGACATGCGGAAACCCATGGTGCATCATTATCTTGGAATAAAATGCGACAATGGGCTTTCCGATTACCTTACCCGTGATATGGATGTTTCTGAAATAATGGTTAAAACAGGCATCAGTAATCTGATATTGATCCCGGCGGGTCATCCTGTTGAAAATCCTGTTGAACTTCTTTCTTCTGGAAAGATGAAAGCGCTTATGAGAGAGATTAAACATCGATATATGGACAGATATGTCATTATTGACACTCCGCCCATTCTGCCTTTTGCTGACGCGATTTCGATAGGGTCGACTGTTGATGGAGTAATTTTTGTTGTCAAAGAGGGCCGTGTAGACAAAAGATCAATTGAAAACGCAATGAATCTGATTAAGGATTTAAAAGTATTAGGCGTTGTATTTAATAATGCAAGTATGGAAACCCTTGATGGACAGTATTCACGTTACTATTATTACAATCATAGAAAGCAGGAGAAGAAATGA
- a CDS encoding TIGR03016 family PEP-CTERM system-associated outer membrane protein: MKKAACFYMAIALLAVYESSSFAGVSIAPSVKLKEVYNDNLFLSKSGKEEDFITDISPGIMLTYNPNRAVDISLDYSLSLRFYRNHSELNDTSIRDTQHVDLKSLVQPFDHFFINLTDFYDRVPIDVRRSFVTENAFRNMTDSNIFTISPYIDYPLSPSLLSRIGYRYSNIWYKAEEGDNSNSHSAFIAITKIFPSKTFVTLNYDYLAYRPQVADDYDRHQGSIAIKQQITHDFHIWGEVGKAFLDFSRASTEKASFWDIGADYYFNVLGGAYLGGSYTNSLSEANATTADPNLKQIDFETLQFSQIPLYTTPNKDSITKSVTKRNQFDLFIKAGKKLKVVIHPYYSVDKELHSDNEDKITGATVDIDGKIVNKISWTLSGLWEKQKFLPDDERVRLYSAGYSLNYSLSQKVTASIGYGYNYRNSNIETNGFNNNIVWLEAKVVF; this comes from the coding sequence ATGAAGAAGGCAGCATGTTTTTATATGGCTATAGCATTGTTAGCAGTATATGAATCGTCGTCATTTGCAGGTGTTTCTATAGCGCCAAGTGTAAAACTTAAGGAAGTGTATAATGATAATTTATTCCTGTCAAAATCCGGCAAGGAAGAGGATTTTATTACTGATATCTCTCCTGGTATTATGCTTACATACAACCCTAATAGAGCAGTTGACATTAGTCTTGATTACAGTTTGTCTCTTAGATTTTACAGAAATCATAGCGAGTTAAATGATACAAGTATCAGGGATACTCAACATGTTGATCTTAAAAGTTTAGTTCAACCCTTTGATCATTTTTTTATCAATCTTACTGATTTCTACGATAGGGTTCCTATTGATGTAAGGAGGAGCTTCGTCACAGAAAATGCTTTCAGGAATATGACTGACAGCAATATTTTTACTATCTCACCATATATTGATTATCCTTTGTCCCCTTCCTTGTTGTCACGTATTGGATATCGCTATTCCAATATATGGTATAAAGCTGAAGAAGGCGATAATTCAAATAGTCACTCTGCTTTTATTGCAATAACAAAGATATTTCCTTCTAAAACTTTTGTAACGCTGAATTACGATTATCTTGCATATCGTCCTCAAGTAGCTGATGATTATGACAGGCACCAGGGTTCGATCGCAATCAAGCAGCAGATAACCCACGATTTTCATATCTGGGGCGAGGTTGGAAAAGCCTTCCTGGATTTTTCCCGCGCATCCACTGAAAAGGCCAGCTTCTGGGACATAGGGGCCGATTATTATTTCAATGTGCTGGGCGGCGCTTACTTGGGGGGCTCATATACCAATTCGCTCTCGGAAGCAAATGCTACCACCGCAGATCCGAATTTAAAACAGATTGATTTTGAAACGTTGCAATTCTCTCAGATACCACTTTACACAACTCCCAATAAAGATTCCATAACAAAGAGTGTAACGAAAAGAAACCAGTTTGATTTATTTATTAAGGCCGGGAAAAAACTCAAGGTTGTAATTCATCCCTACTATTCAGTTGATAAAGAACTCCATTCAGATAATGAAGATAAAATAACGGGAGCTACTGTGGATATTGACGGTAAAATAGTTAACAAGATATCCTGGACATTAAGTGGCTTATGGGAGAAACAGAAGTTTTTGCCTGACGATGAAAGGGTTCGCTTATATAGCGCAGGGTATAGTCTGAATTATAGCTTGAGTCAGAAAGTCACTGCAAGTATTGGGTACGGATACAATTATAGAAATTCAAATATAGAAACCAATGGTTTTAATAACAATATAGTCTGGCTTGAGGCGAAAGTAGTTTTTTAG
- a CDS encoding AAA family ATPase — translation MYEKHFSLKFKPFELVPNPDFLFPSSTHKKAITYLDYGIKEKIGFILLTGEIGSGKTTIIRNLIKNLDGSAKLSRIHNTKVSSEQLISMVNEDFGLDIEGKSKTRLLSELNGFLIEQYTKKTQPILLIDEAQNLSPDLLEEVRLLSNLETDKSKLLQIILVGQPELKRTLMLPELLQLRQRINISYHISPLTIEETSGYIKHRLAIAGNPAAIRCDEDIIRLIHQFSRGVPRLINILCDFALLSAFVEGKTEVTSDIIRDVTKDLESSDYWNESRVPVVFTGSEKQVDSDLSKITGDIALRLIKLEETVKNNLSEIVSLTNKMVQVEKDILKLISVTESAMAGLLERVARLERMPVVLNVEKKDDKQEDDNENYSRKEFHRFGIQVESLKDAIHFLNKKIKSQ, via the coding sequence ATGTATGAAAAACATTTTTCACTTAAATTTAAACCCTTTGAATTAGTCCCTAACCCGGATTTTCTTTTTCCGAGTTCCACTCATAAGAAAGCGATTACTTACCTCGATTATGGAATCAAGGAAAAGATCGGTTTTATTCTTTTGACCGGAGAAATTGGATCCGGGAAGACCACAATTATCCGCAACCTGATAAAAAATCTTGACGGTTCTGCAAAGTTGTCGAGAATACATAATACAAAGGTTTCATCAGAGCAGCTTATATCAATGGTTAACGAAGATTTCGGGCTTGATATTGAAGGGAAAAGCAAAACCAGATTATTGAGCGAACTGAACGGATTTCTCATTGAGCAATACACAAAAAAAACACAGCCGATATTGTTGATTGATGAGGCCCAGAATCTTTCGCCGGACCTTCTTGAGGAGGTAAGATTACTGTCTAATCTCGAGACTGATAAATCAAAACTGCTTCAGATAATACTTGTGGGACAACCTGAACTGAAGAGGACCCTGATGCTGCCGGAACTGCTGCAGTTACGCCAGCGCATTAACATCAGTTATCATATCTCCCCGCTGACGATCGAGGAGACGTCAGGATATATCAAACATCGCCTGGCTATAGCCGGGAACCCTGCTGCCATAAGATGCGATGAAGATATTATCAGACTGATCCATCAATTTAGCAGAGGTGTTCCGAGGCTGATTAATATCTTGTGTGATTTTGCGCTGCTCAGCGCTTTTGTTGAAGGAAAGACAGAAGTAACTTCTGACATTATCAGGGATGTTACAAAAGACCTCGAGTCGAGTGATTATTGGAACGAGTCCCGGGTCCCCGTTGTTTTTACTGGGTCAGAAAAACAAGTGGATTCTGATTTATCAAAGATTACGGGAGATATTGCTTTAAGGCTAATTAAACTTGAGGAAACAGTTAAAAATAATCTTTCCGAGATAGTATCCCTGACGAATAAAATGGTTCAGGTCGAGAAAGATATTCTCAAACTTATAAGTGTTACTGAAAGCGCTATGGCAGGGCTTCTTGAAAGAGTGGCCAGACTTGAGCGGATGCCGGTTGTTCTGAATGTTGAAAAAAAAGATGATAAACAGGAAGATGATAACGAAAATTACTCCAGAAAAGAATTCCATCGTTTCGGCATCCAGGTTGAATCATTAAAAGACGCGATTCACTTTTTGAATAAAAAAATAAAGAGCCAATAA
- a CDS encoding polysaccharide biosynthesis/export family protein — protein MKKTIFATVFFLLISFNVFAKDYVIGGGDSLQISVWGSPELSLVTTVRPDGKIALPALGEIKAAGMTPKELTGVLEKEMTKVIKTPIVTVIVTAMTNYRIFVFGKGVPSGVRTLTRETTLLEFLSQLGSLDNADLVNAYLVRDSKKIKTGFYHLFEKGDFSQDIVLEPDDMVFIPDNFENRINIVGAVVKPGAIPYREGLTILDAVLSVGGFTEFAKENDVEILRKKENGERGKISIKAKDLMKGDLSQNAALLPGDFIVVKESLF, from the coding sequence GTGAAGAAGACTATATTTGCTACAGTATTTTTTTTACTGATATCATTTAATGTTTTTGCGAAGGACTATGTTATCGGAGGTGGAGATTCTCTTCAAATATCCGTATGGGGAAGCCCGGAGCTTAGTCTTGTTACCACTGTAAGACCTGATGGGAAAATAGCGCTTCCTGCATTAGGCGAAATAAAGGCCGCAGGCATGACACCGAAAGAACTGACCGGAGTTCTTGAAAAAGAAATGACCAAAGTGATAAAGACCCCCATTGTCACTGTAATTGTTACTGCCATGACCAATTATCGGATATTTGTCTTTGGAAAAGGCGTTCCTTCAGGGGTAAGAACACTTACCCGGGAAACAACCCTTCTTGAGTTTCTCTCGCAATTGGGTTCCTTAGACAATGCAGATTTGGTAAACGCATATCTGGTCAGGGATAGCAAAAAGATAAAGACAGGGTTTTACCATTTGTTTGAAAAAGGCGATTTTAGCCAGGATATAGTTCTTGAGCCGGATGACATGGTATTTATTCCTGACAATTTCGAAAATCGGATCAATATCGTTGGCGCTGTTGTAAAACCTGGTGCAATACCCTACAGGGAAGGACTGACAATCCTGGATGCTGTCCTGTCTGTTGGCGGATTCACGGAATTTGCAAAAGAAAATGACGTGGAAATTCTAAGAAAGAAAGAGAATGGTGAGCGGGGGAAAATATCTATTAAGGCAAAAGATTTAATGAAGGGTGATTTAAGCCAGAATGCGGCGCTTTTGCCAGGCGATTTTATTGTAGTTAAAGAAAGTTTGTTTTAG
- the prsT gene encoding PEP-CTERM system TPR-repeat protein PrsT yields MRKIIVLTVLVAALFAGCSKDLSKQQYYEKGVKLLKGGNSNGAIVVLKKAIEKDQNYFEARYQLGLAYIGQGKYEAAERELMKVLRLNPSFDTAHIALARVYTYSSKTEDAVKEINLYLSKVSDNPEAYEVAAAVYSAKKDYAKAEELLFKALKISPDSVSSKVVLADVYFADNKIDHAESLLKEALNSDSKNKRALYSLARIKQKQGKTDDVIDTYQKLVGMYPADVNAKLELGLTYLQINKIEKAKELAGQMEKLTKESPETSYLKGLIFYNERNIDDALVSLQQAVKKAPIPGAYYYMGLSYAEKGNLEQATSEFQKVIDMRKTMIQPRLMLAVTHLKRGRAEDAERETKKVLEMDEKNAFAHNILGSAYAALDKADLATEEFDRAIALNPGLVDAYIKKGAFNLLSGDAQKAEKEFISAVRIAPDLLNSRIMLAKYYVKNKKYQDAVNTLKEGLKGNTNDAILYNIIGIAYHEAKDDGNAKQNFEKAISSNPKFLLPYFNSALVDMNNGEKKSAIKKYNKVLDIDKNNVTALLMLAKIMESDKNDKEALSYYSRAKESGKVEAYLSLAGYYQRKRDTKQAAKELEEARSIDPKNVQAREMMGRLYMSEKNYNEALSLYKDLKDSAPALGTGRTASVYAAMGDYDKAIAELKGLLAKEPNRVDIMGGITNLYLRKKDFASAEKTAREIIALNPKKELSYMILALVYTESRQFKNAISSIKKAQEIKPDSTEIKVALGRTYMSNNDLPKALETFNEIEKATPQYLPVYFLQATVLEQMGNKNSAVEKYKKLLELSPNNAPALNNLAYLYVEGYGPVEKAVEFAKKAKEVMPKDGSITDTLGWTLYNKGNYDDAIKYFIEATYYLPADPTVRYHLALSYLKKGMEDKAEEQLKNSIRLGRQTPFSEQENAQKTLEAMKK; encoded by the coding sequence TTGCGTAAGATAATAGTTTTGACGGTTTTGGTTGCGGCGTTGTTTGCAGGTTGCAGTAAGGATTTGAGCAAGCAGCAATATTATGAAAAAGGCGTCAAGCTTCTTAAAGGCGGAAACTCAAACGGGGCCATAGTAGTCTTAAAAAAGGCAATTGAAAAGGACCAGAATTATTTTGAGGCGAGGTATCAACTTGGACTGGCTTATATAGGGCAGGGTAAATATGAAGCAGCGGAGCGTGAGCTGATGAAGGTGCTGAGATTAAACCCGTCTTTCGACACAGCCCATATAGCCCTCGCAAGAGTCTACACATACTCCTCGAAGACAGAGGACGCTGTTAAGGAGATAAACCTGTACTTGAGCAAGGTCTCGGACAACCCTGAGGCATATGAAGTCGCTGCTGCCGTTTATTCCGCAAAGAAAGACTATGCAAAAGCTGAGGAGCTTCTATTTAAAGCGCTCAAGATTTCCCCTGACAGTGTGTCGTCAAAGGTGGTTCTTGCGGACGTTTATTTTGCGGACAACAAGATTGACCACGCGGAATCTCTATTAAAAGAAGCCCTAAATTCCGACAGCAAGAATAAAAGAGCGCTCTATAGCCTTGCAAGGATAAAGCAGAAACAGGGCAAGACTGATGATGTGATAGACACATATCAGAAATTAGTCGGTATGTATCCTGCGGATGTTAATGCAAAACTGGAGCTTGGATTAACCTACCTGCAGATCAATAAGATTGAAAAAGCTAAAGAGTTAGCCGGGCAGATGGAAAAATTAACTAAAGAAAGCCCTGAGACCTCTTATTTAAAAGGGCTCATATTTTATAACGAGCGTAATATAGACGACGCATTGGTTTCACTGCAGCAAGCCGTAAAGAAGGCCCCAATTCCCGGGGCATATTACTATATGGGTCTTTCTTATGCTGAAAAAGGGAATTTGGAACAAGCGACAAGCGAATTCCAAAAGGTAATTGATATGAGAAAGACCATGATTCAGCCCCGTTTGATGCTTGCGGTAACTCACCTGAAGAGAGGCAGGGCAGAGGATGCGGAAAGAGAGACGAAGAAGGTCTTGGAGATGGATGAGAAAAACGCTTTTGCACATAATATCCTCGGAAGCGCTTATGCGGCCCTGGATAAAGCGGACTTAGCGACAGAGGAATTTGACAGGGCAATTGCGCTTAATCCGGGGCTTGTTGATGCTTATATAAAGAAAGGCGCATTTAATTTATTGTCTGGTGATGCGCAAAAGGCCGAGAAGGAGTTTATCAGTGCAGTTAGGATTGCGCCTGACCTGTTGAACAGCAGGATCATGCTTGCCAAATATTATGTCAAGAACAAGAAGTATCAGGATGCTGTTAATACGCTCAAGGAAGGTTTAAAGGGGAATACAAATGACGCGATACTTTACAACATTATCGGCATTGCATATCACGAGGCAAAAGATGATGGAAATGCAAAGCAGAATTTTGAAAAGGCTATATCTTCTAACCCGAAGTTCCTCCTGCCTTATTTTAATTCCGCGCTTGTGGATATGAACAATGGTGAAAAGAAAAGCGCAATAAAAAAATACAATAAGGTGCTCGACATAGACAAAAACAACGTCACTGCGCTGCTGATGCTGGCAAAGATTATGGAGTCGGACAAGAATGACAAAGAGGCGCTTTCTTATTACAGCAGGGCAAAAGAGAGCGGCAAAGTAGAAGCTTATCTGTCGCTTGCAGGATATTATCAGAGGAAAAGAGACACCAAACAGGCAGCCAAAGAGCTTGAAGAGGCAAGAAGCATTGATCCCAAAAATGTCCAGGCCCGTGAGATGATGGGACGTTTATATATGTCAGAGAAGAATTATAATGAAGCGCTTTCTTTATACAAAGATTTAAAGGACAGCGCTCCCGCTCTCGGCACGGGAAGGACCGCAAGCGTCTATGCTGCAATGGGCGATTATGATAAAGCGATTGCAGAGCTGAAGGGGCTGCTGGCAAAAGAGCCTAACAGGGTAGATATTATGGGAGGAATAACCAATCTCTACTTAAGGAAAAAAGATTTTGCGTCTGCAGAAAAGACTGCGAGAGAAATTATCGCCTTAAATCCGAAGAAAGAATTAAGTTATATGATACTGGCCCTGGTGTATACAGAAAGCCGTCAGTTCAAGAACGCTATAAGTTCTATTAAAAAGGCCCAGGAGATAAAGCCAGACAGCACAGAAATAAAAGTGGCCTTGGGCAGAACATACATGTCTAATAATGATCTTCCAAAGGCGCTTGAGACTTTTAATGAAATCGAAAAAGCAACCCCTCAATACCTGCCTGTATATTTTCTTCAGGCAACCGTCCTTGAACAGATGGGGAATAAAAACAGCGCAGTTGAAAAATACAAAAAACTATTGGAGCTTTCCCCGAACAATGCGCCTGCTTTAAACAATCTTGCATACCTGTATGTGGAAGGCTACGGCCCGGTCGAAAAGGCTGTAGAATTTGCTAAAAAGGCAAAAGAAGTAATGCCCAAGGATGGAAGCATAACAGATACACTTGGGTGGACGCTTTATAATAAGGGCAACTATGATGATGCTATAAAGTATTTCATAGAAGCCACATATTATCTTCCCGCAGATCCCACTGTACGGTATCATTTGGCCCTATCGTATTTGAAAAAGGGGATGGAGGACAAAGCCGAGGAGCAACTTAAAAACTCCATTCGTCTTGGGCGTCAGACTCCTTTTAGTGAACAGGAGAACGCCCAAAAAACCTTAGAGGCGATGAAGAAGTGA